A window from Methanomassiliicoccus sp. encodes these proteins:
- a CDS encoding molybdopterin-binding protein: MRTGILHIGDELLTGEIDPYPREMIEMIRRKGARLNLLEVLADREDDIIKGFEHARELGVNILVVTGGLGPTLDDITREALARYLGVELVVDAGAEKALAEGLTLMHCRPIMMNDALRRMARVPTGAKPLKNITGQACGVEAVKGEMTIFLLPGFPDEMVPMFREHILPRIEGNGEIDLDVKVSRGESLLEPLFELIVAEFPVQLASLPSKTDGTRVIIKGRRKDAEAAMARFQSMVAEMDEASCR; this comes from the coding sequence ATGAGGACCGGCATTCTGCACATCGGCGACGAGCTGTTGACCGGGGAGATCGACCCCTACCCCAGGGAGATGATCGAGATGATACGCCGCAAGGGCGCGAGGCTCAACCTACTGGAGGTGCTGGCCGACCGCGAGGACGATATCATCAAGGGGTTCGAGCACGCCCGCGAGCTGGGGGTGAACATCCTTGTGGTCACCGGCGGACTGGGACCGACGCTGGATGACATCACAAGGGAAGCCCTGGCCCGCTACCTGGGGGTCGAACTGGTGGTCGACGCGGGGGCGGAGAAGGCGTTGGCCGAGGGCCTGACCCTTATGCACTGCCGACCGATCATGATGAACGACGCCTTGCGCCGGATGGCCAGGGTGCCAACGGGAGCCAAGCCGCTGAAGAATATCACCGGACAGGCGTGCGGGGTAGAAGCGGTGAAGGGCGAGATGACCATCTTCCTGCTCCCCGGCTTCCCTGATGAGATGGTGCCCATGTTCCGCGAGCATATCCTGCCCCGTATCGAGGGCAACGGGGAGATCGACCTGGATGTCAAGGTGAGCCGGGGGGAGTCGCTCCTCGAGCCGCTGTTCGAGCTGATCGTGGCGGAGTTCCCGGTGCAACTCGCTTCGCTGCCCAGCAAGACGGACGGCACCCGGGTCATCATCAAGGGCCGGAGGAAGGACGCGGAGGCTGCCATGGCCCGCTTCCAGTCAATGGTGGCGGAGATGGACGAGGCTAGTTGCCGATGA
- a CDS encoding ABC transporter permease produces MNEVFDRPPSDGQQVMTVTYYELYKYVRSARMVGILALAALIVALILVIPPALGQEYPKDPAYFAQRFFLWSSVLIVVGATLFAGDSLASEFQSRTGYLMFPNPVKRWVYFTGKLLASLITMFLVLSVFYIVVSLLTIGHSQTFSDLTYRSFGLSLLYIVAAVGVGYLVSAVMKGATGALVFTFAILFLIFPILDGVLSFAGAKPAFSVTFSAQAISYIMQTPYPTDQQLTLPTGGAFGGGGAAGSTVEVWNYYPDVGTAALVMIIYAVITIAAALVIFQRRDMAA; encoded by the coding sequence ATGAACGAGGTGTTCGACCGCCCGCCCTCGGATGGCCAGCAGGTCATGACCGTGACCTACTACGAGCTGTATAAGTACGTGCGTAGCGCACGCATGGTGGGAATCCTCGCCCTGGCCGCACTTATCGTCGCCCTCATCCTTGTCATCCCTCCTGCGCTGGGTCAGGAGTACCCCAAGGACCCCGCCTACTTCGCACAACGGTTCTTCCTTTGGTCCAGCGTGCTAATTGTGGTCGGGGCCACCCTGTTCGCCGGTGACTCGCTGGCGTCAGAGTTCCAGAGCCGCACCGGCTACCTGATGTTTCCCAACCCGGTGAAGCGGTGGGTGTACTTTACCGGAAAGCTCCTGGCCTCGCTGATAACCATGTTCCTTGTCCTCTCGGTGTTTTACATCGTGGTCTCGCTCCTCACTATCGGGCATTCCCAGACCTTCTCCGACCTCACCTATAGGTCGTTCGGGCTTTCCCTGTTGTACATCGTGGCCGCGGTGGGAGTGGGGTACCTGGTCAGCGCCGTCATGAAGGGAGCGACGGGGGCCCTGGTGTTCACCTTCGCCATCCTCTTCCTGATCTTTCCCATCCTCGACGGGGTGCTGTCGTTCGCCGGGGCCAAGCCGGCTTTCTCGGTGACCTTCTCCGCCCAGGCCATCTCCTACATCATGCAGACCCCCTACCCCACAGATCAGCAGCTGACCTTGCCTACAGGGGGCGCCTTCGGCGGCGGGGGCGCCGCCGGAAGCACCGTCGAAGTGTGGAACTACTACCCGGACGTGGGCACCGCCGCCCTGGTCATGATCATCTACGCCGTCATCACCATCGCCGCGGCGCTAGTTATTTTCCAGAGAAGAGATATGGCGGCGTGA
- a CDS encoding ABC transporter ATP-binding protein — protein MPPGAAQPIVIRDLTKQFSGFLAVDSLSLMVERNTFLGFLGPNGAGKTTAIKILTNLLDASSGEAYLNGVDVTKDPKTALAGVGAVVETPEFYPYLTPTQTLMYLGRLRGMPREKIIERSGELLHLVLLTEWADKRIGKFSKGMKQRLALAQALLHRPHVLILDEPTSGLDPRGMVEVRNILKELKKENYTVFMSSHLLNEVQEVCDHVAIIDHGKLLASGEVSELLRDEGCRMLEVRFPRPADDAALRRIGQLSGVVEVERLSPEVVMVKLKGREEEQADLLDDIRELGLKVSSFTESGNPLEALYMSLIKESR, from the coding sequence ATGCCCCCTGGCGCGGCCCAGCCGATCGTCATCCGAGACTTAACCAAGCAATTTAGCGGGTTTTTGGCGGTCGATTCCCTGAGCCTGATGGTGGAGCGCAACACCTTCCTCGGCTTTCTTGGGCCGAACGGCGCGGGGAAGACAACGGCCATCAAGATCCTCACCAACCTCCTGGACGCGTCCTCCGGTGAGGCGTACCTCAACGGCGTGGACGTGACCAAGGACCCCAAGACCGCCCTGGCCGGCGTCGGTGCGGTGGTGGAGACCCCGGAGTTCTACCCGTACCTGACCCCGACGCAGACGCTCATGTACCTGGGGCGGCTGAGAGGCATGCCTCGGGAGAAGATCATCGAGCGCAGTGGGGAGCTGCTTCACCTGGTTCTGCTGACAGAGTGGGCGGACAAGCGCATCGGCAAGTTCTCCAAGGGCATGAAGCAGCGGTTGGCGCTAGCCCAGGCGCTGCTCCACCGCCCCCACGTCCTGATCCTTGACGAGCCGACTTCCGGCCTGGACCCCCGGGGCATGGTCGAGGTCCGTAACATACTGAAGGAGCTGAAGAAGGAAAACTACACGGTGTTCATGTCCTCGCACCTGCTCAACGAGGTGCAGGAGGTGTGCGACCATGTCGCCATCATCGACCACGGGAAGCTGTTGGCCAGCGGGGAGGTTTCCGAACTCCTGAGGGACGAGGGGTGCCGGATGCTGGAGGTTCGGTTCCCGCGGCCTGCGGATGACGCCGCACTGAGGCGAATCGGTCAGCTGAGCGGAGTGGTGGAGGTCGAGCGCCTCTCCCCGGAGGTGGTGATGGTCAAGCTCAAGGGCCGTGAGGAGGAACAGGCCGACCTGCTCGACGACATCCGGGAGCTAGGGCTGAAGGTATCGTCGTTCACCGAGTCCGGTAACCCACTGGAGGCATTGTACATGTCACTGATCAAGGAGTCGAGATGA
- a CDS encoding ABC transporter permease — protein sequence MEANANATRNGSRALPSDLQQVGVVAKYDILKYLRSRRLLGILIIEVLVLAIITVLIGTSDHKYTVDGVISEYVGFVSILIILGATLFGGDAIVSEYQGRTGFLLFPNPVKKSSILGGKLASSVAAMSLLLVIYYVVAIVCGLVLGSGGMSTRVFASLGLALLYGISAIAVAFLISSIMKGSTGSLILTFALFFLIFDIITSLIGTLGGIKPWFMIDFAGSTLSTVMSDPYPVDTISSIPVGDGTTFSMHVFYPEIYLSIAVMVVYAAASIGLAYLFFRRREMAA from the coding sequence ATGGAAGCTAACGCCAATGCGACGAGGAACGGCTCGAGGGCCCTGCCCTCGGACCTCCAGCAGGTGGGGGTCGTAGCCAAGTACGATATCCTCAAGTACCTGCGCAGCCGCCGGTTGCTGGGTATCCTGATCATCGAGGTCCTGGTGCTGGCGATCATCACCGTCCTGATCGGCACAAGCGACCACAAGTATACCGTGGACGGGGTCATCAGTGAGTATGTTGGATTCGTCAGCATATTGATAATACTGGGGGCCACGTTATTCGGCGGGGATGCCATCGTCTCTGAATACCAGGGCCGTACCGGTTTCCTGCTGTTCCCTAACCCGGTGAAGAAGAGCAGCATCCTGGGCGGCAAGCTCGCCTCCTCGGTGGCAGCGATGAGCCTTCTGCTCGTCATCTACTACGTGGTCGCCATCGTGTGTGGCCTCGTGCTCGGCAGTGGAGGCATGTCTACAAGGGTCTTTGCATCGCTCGGTCTTGCGCTGCTATACGGAATTTCGGCGATAGCGGTAGCATTCCTGATCAGCTCGATCATGAAGGGGTCGACCGGCTCGCTGATCCTTACTTTCGCCCTCTTCTTCCTGATCTTCGACATCATCACCTCGTTGATCGGGACGCTGGGCGGAATCAAGCCGTGGTTCATGATCGACTTTGCCGGAAGCACCCTGAGCACTGTGATGAGCGATCCTTATCCGGTGGACACCATTAGTTCGATCCCCGTAGGGGATGGGACGACGTTCTCGATGCATGTATTCTACCCCGAGATCTACCTGTCCATAGCCGTGATGGTCGTCTACGCCGCGGCATCGATCGGCCTGGCGTACCTGTTCTTCCGCCGCCGGGAGATGGCGGCGTAA
- a CDS encoding ABC transporter ATP-binding protein, translating to MTEPIVINKLTKDFGGFMAVDDLSLTVPRRSFMGFLGPNGAGKTTSIKILTNMLSATSGEAYLNGVDVTKDPKTALAGVGAVVETPEFYPYLTPRETLAYLGELRGMSKEEIDRRSKEVLETVKMTEWADKRIGKFSKGMKQRIAIAQAILHEPPVIILDEPTSGLDPRGMVEVREILMELKKADYTVFMSSHLLNEVQEVCTDVALINRGKLLRSGSVADLVGQTTVRRIEVHTLQKVSGELLNKVSKLDGIAEIRAAGENQFMFSLNGGNEAQSKTLTDLQALGLSVVSYKESGLALETLYMSLIKESR from the coding sequence ATGACCGAACCTATCGTCATCAACAAGCTGACCAAGGATTTCGGGGGCTTCATGGCCGTGGACGATCTAAGCCTGACCGTCCCCCGAAGGTCGTTCATGGGCTTCCTCGGCCCCAACGGGGCGGGGAAGACCACCAGCATAAAGATATTGACCAACATGCTGTCCGCCACTTCCGGTGAGGCGTACCTCAACGGCGTGGACGTGACCAAGGACCCCAAGACCGCCCTGGCCGGCGTCGGTGCGGTGGTGGAGACCCCGGAGTTCTACCCGTACCTGACCCCCCGGGAGACGCTCGCCTACCTGGGCGAGCTCCGAGGGATGAGCAAGGAGGAGATCGATCGGCGGAGCAAGGAGGTCCTGGAGACGGTCAAGATGACCGAGTGGGCGGACAAGCGCATCGGCAAGTTCTCCAAGGGCATGAAGCAGCGCATCGCCATCGCTCAAGCGATCCTGCACGAGCCGCCGGTGATCATCCTTGACGAGCCGACCTCCGGCCTGGACCCCCGGGGCATGGTCGAGGTCCGGGAGATCCTCATGGAGCTGAAGAAAGCCGACTACACGGTGTTCATGTCCTCGCACCTGCTCAACGAGGTGCAGGAGGTGTGCACCGACGTCGCGCTGATCAATCGTGGAAAGCTGCTCAGGTCCGGCTCGGTCGCCGATCTGGTCGGACAGACCACGGTCCGCAGGATCGAGGTGCACACGCTGCAGAAGGTCTCTGGAGAGCTGCTCAACAAGGTGTCCAAGCTTGATGGAATCGCCGAGATTAGGGCGGCTGGGGAGAACCAGTTCATGTTCTCGTTGAACGGCGGGAACGAGGCGCAGAGCAAGACCCTCACCGATCTGCAGGCGCTCGGTCTGAGCGTAGTATCGTACAAGGAATCGGGCCTGGCGCTGGAAACGCTATACATGTCCCTTATCAAGGAGTCGAGGTGA
- a CDS encoding fumarate hydratase: MDLESVVEGAVVSMLREAVTTLPADVEAALRAAERKETSDIARVQLRTILNNVEEARQRSVPLCQDTGVPVFFVSGAMFPGLENGIRRGLARATAEIPLRPNAVHPLTRRNPGDNLGSGSPRIVYHPTGDMHTDITVMPKGAGSENMSALAMLTPAQGLKGVKAFVLDTVVRAGGRPCPPTIVGVGIGGTADQAAELAKEALLRPLDVANKDAQLDALERELTGALNDMGVGPMGLGGRTTVLGVRCGMAFCHTASLPVAVNLQCWAARRTSMRVFPDGRTERMP; this comes from the coding sequence ATGGACCTCGAGAGCGTGGTGGAAGGAGCGGTGGTGAGCATGCTGAGAGAGGCGGTCACCACCCTCCCGGCGGACGTCGAGGCCGCGCTACGCGCGGCCGAGAGGAAGGAGACCAGTGATATCGCCCGGGTGCAGCTGCGGACCATCCTGAACAACGTCGAGGAGGCGAGGCAGCGCTCCGTCCCCTTGTGCCAGGACACCGGCGTCCCGGTGTTCTTCGTCTCCGGGGCGATGTTCCCGGGCCTGGAGAATGGAATCCGTCGAGGATTGGCCAGGGCGACCGCGGAGATCCCGCTTAGGCCGAACGCGGTGCATCCCCTGACCCGGCGGAACCCTGGTGACAATCTCGGCTCCGGATCGCCGCGCATAGTGTATCATCCCACTGGCGACATGCACACCGACATCACGGTCATGCCCAAGGGTGCAGGGTCGGAGAACATGTCCGCCCTCGCCATGCTCACCCCGGCGCAGGGCCTCAAGGGGGTCAAGGCCTTTGTGCTGGACACCGTGGTCCGGGCCGGTGGTCGCCCCTGCCCCCCCACCATCGTGGGGGTGGGCATTGGAGGCACCGCGGACCAGGCCGCCGAGCTGGCCAAGGAGGCTTTGCTCCGCCCGTTGGATGTCGCCAACAAGGATGCGCAGCTCGATGCGCTGGAGCGAGAGCTCACGGGTGCGCTCAACGATATGGGCGTCGGTCCGATGGGGCTGGGGGGTCGCACAACCGTGCTGGGGGTGAGATGCGGGATGGCCTTCTGCCATACCGCCTCGCTGCCGGTGGCGGTGAACCTCCAGTGCTGGGCCGCCCGGAGGACGTCGATGAGGGTATTCCCGGACGGCAGGACGGAGAGGATGCCATGA
- a CDS encoding FumA C-terminus/TtdB family hydratase beta subunit, with translation MNLRTPLSEIDVRSLHLGQEVLIDGTVHIGRDEVHLRALEMREQGKVIPFNMSGGVLYHCGPIARKKDDGWEILAAGPTTSARMNSLEPQFIHEFGVRAIIGKGGMSKPTLEAMREHGCVYLAFTGGAAVLAARGIRRVERVEWLDLGMPEALWVVETRDLGPLVVAMDAHGNSLYDSVNEEAERNLARKKRDLGL, from the coding sequence ATGAACCTGAGGACGCCATTGTCCGAGATCGATGTACGGTCGCTCCACCTGGGACAGGAGGTGCTGATCGACGGCACCGTGCATATAGGCAGGGACGAGGTCCATCTCCGCGCCCTGGAGATGAGGGAGCAGGGGAAAGTGATACCATTCAACATGAGCGGGGGGGTTCTGTACCACTGCGGCCCCATCGCCCGGAAAAAGGACGATGGCTGGGAGATCCTCGCCGCCGGGCCCACCACCTCGGCCCGTATGAACTCTCTGGAGCCGCAGTTCATTCACGAGTTCGGGGTACGGGCCATCATCGGCAAGGGGGGGATGTCGAAGCCCACCCTGGAGGCGATGCGGGAGCACGGGTGCGTCTACCTCGCCTTCACTGGTGGGGCAGCGGTCCTCGCCGCCCGGGGTATCCGTCGGGTGGAGCGCGTGGAATGGCTGGATCTGGGCATGCCGGAGGCGCTATGGGTGGTAGAAACGAGGGACCTGGGGCCCCTGGTGGTGGCCATGGACGCCCACGGCAACTCGCTATACGACTCCGTCAATGAGGAGGCGGAGAGGAATCTGGCCCGAAAGAAGAGGGACCTAGGGCTCTGA
- a CDS encoding carboxypeptidase-like regulatory domain-containing protein, giving the protein MRWPALVLAFMLVSIALLAGSAQAADTLTISGKVTNISGVALSGVTITIRNLTSDDTHIVTTDTSGRFSHSTAPGNYSVTATYNGYRANVTYAGVDRTSANIDFTMYEVLGTVTGQVTDGNTTLAGVLVTLTGVNASFSTVSSAPLGTYRIDNVTPGTYMVSASKEGYNTSYHSELVTLVKGSVEEVSFTLAETTVQYAKLSGRVTFNGDPLEGVKVVLTPEEGADLVTVTDAGGNYSFSQVSPGDYIMYLSKDGYVTSEKKITMEPLKGLAADFSMKRNTLPGNSGFVLDYDLSHSMMILGLGLALMLTLASLILRQRIKSNPDLLAKEEEEKPGTKEKSEP; this is encoded by the coding sequence ATGAGATGGCCCGCCCTGGTCCTAGCGTTCATGCTCGTGAGCATCGCGCTCCTGGCAGGGTCCGCACAGGCGGCGGACACCTTAACCATCTCCGGAAAGGTCACCAACATCAGCGGCGTCGCCCTGTCGGGGGTCACGATCACCATACGCAACCTCACCAGCGACGATACGCACATCGTGACCACCGACACCAGCGGCCGCTTCAGTCACTCTACCGCCCCTGGTAATTACTCGGTCACGGCCACCTACAACGGCTATCGGGCCAATGTCACCTACGCGGGCGTCGACCGGACGAGCGCCAACATCGACTTCACTATGTACGAGGTGCTGGGGACGGTCACTGGCCAGGTCACCGACGGCAACACCACTCTGGCGGGGGTGCTGGTCACCTTGACCGGGGTCAACGCCTCCTTCTCCACGGTGTCCTCCGCCCCCCTGGGTACTTACCGGATCGATAATGTCACCCCGGGCACCTACATGGTCTCCGCGTCCAAGGAAGGCTACAACACCTCGTACCACAGCGAGCTGGTGACGCTGGTCAAGGGAAGCGTGGAGGAGGTCTCCTTCACCCTGGCGGAGACGACGGTACAGTACGCCAAGCTTAGCGGGCGGGTGACCTTCAACGGTGACCCGCTGGAAGGGGTAAAGGTGGTCCTTACCCCGGAGGAGGGCGCGGACCTCGTGACGGTCACCGACGCGGGCGGCAATTACTCCTTCAGCCAGGTGTCTCCGGGCGACTACATAATGTACCTGAGCAAGGACGGATATGTCACTAGCGAGAAGAAGATCACCATGGAGCCGCTGAAGGGGCTGGCGGCGGACTTCTCGATGAAGCGCAACACCCTGCCCGGCAACTCCGGTTTCGTTCTGGACTACGACCTGTCGCACTCGATGATGATCTTGGGGCTGGGGCTGGCGCTCATGTTGACGCTGGCTTCGCTGATACTAAGGCAGCGCATCAAGTCCAACCCCGACCTTCTGGCGAAGGAAGAGGAGGAGAAGCCCGGAACCAAGGAGAAGTCAGAGCCCTAG